A single Pyxicephalus adspersus chromosome 8, UCB_Pads_2.0, whole genome shotgun sequence DNA region contains:
- the RUVBL1 gene encoding ruvB-like 1, translated as MKIEEVKSTTKTQRIAAHSHVKGLGLDESGMAKQAAAGLVGQENAREACGVIVELIKSKKMAGRAVLLAGPPGTGKTALALAIAQELGSKVPFCPMVGSEVYSTEIKKTEVLMENFRRAIGLRIRETKEVYEGEVTELTPCETENPMGGYGKTISHVIIGLKTAKGTKQLKLDPSIYESLQKERVEVGDVIYIEANSGAVKRQGRCDTYATEFDLEAEEYVPLPKGDVHKKKEVIQDVTLHDLDVANARPQGGQDILSMMGQLMKPKKTEITDKLRAEINKVVNKYIDQGVAELVPGVLFIDEVHMLDIECFTYLHRALESTLAPIVIFATNRGNCIIRGTEDIVSPHGIPLDLLDRVMIIRTMLYTPQEMKQIIKIRAQTEGINISEEALNHLGEIGTKTTLRYSVQLLTPANLLAKINGKDSIEKEHVEEINELFYDAKSSAKILAEQQEKYMK; from the exons ATGAAGATCGAGGAGGTTAAGAGCACCACCAAGACCCAGCGTATCGCCGCACACAGCCATGTTAAAGGACTGGGCCTGGATGAGAGCGGCATGGCCAAGCAGGCGGCGGCCGGGCTGGTGGGGCAGGAGAACGCCCGAGAG GCTTGTGGTGTCATAGTGGAGTTaattaaaagcaagaaaatggcTGGGAGAGCGGTGCTGCTGGCTGGACCTCCTGGAACTGGCAAG ACTGCTCTAGCCCTTGCTATCGCACAGGAATTGGGCAGCAAGGTGCCATTTTGTCCCATGGTTGGAAGCGAAGTCTATTCCACAGAAATTAAGAAAACAGAAGTGTTAATGGAGAATTTCCGACGAGCTATTG GGTTGAGGATAAGAGAAACCAAAGAAGTATATGAAGGTGAAGTGACGGAGTTAACTCCTTGTGAGACTGAGAATCCAATGGGAGGTTATGGCAAGACCATCAGCCATGTTATTATAGGTCTGAAAACTGCCAAGGGAACCAAACAGCTGAAG TTGGATCCCAGCATCTATGAAAGTCTACAGAAGGAGCGGGTAGAAGTTGGAGATGTCATCTACATTGAGGCAAACAGTGGAGCAGTGAAG AGGCAAGGCAGGTGTGACACCTATGCCACGGAGTTTGACCTTGAAGCGGAGGAATATGTCCCACTCCCTAAGGGAGACGTCCATAAGAAGAAAGAAGTGATTCAGGATGTCACGCTGCATGACCTGGATGTGGCCAATGCAAGGCCTCAG GGAGGTCAAGATATTCTTTCCATGATGGGTCAGTTGATGAAACCAAAGAAAACCGAGATCACAG acaagcTTAGAGCAGAAATCAACAAAGTGGTAAATAAGTATATCGATCAGGGTGTTGCAGAGCTGGTCCCTGGTGTCCTGTTCATCGATGAGGTGCACATGCTGGATATTGAATGCTTCACCTACCTCCACCGAGCCTTGGAGTCAACACTCGCCCCCATTGTAATTTTTGCTACCAACAGAGGAAACTGTATCATCAG AGGGACAGAAGATATTGTCTCCCCACACGGGATCCCCCTGGATCTCCTGGACAGGGTGATGATTATCCGGACCATGCTGTACACCCCACAGGAAATGAAGCAG ATTATAAAGATTCGAGCACAGACCGAAGGCATAAACATCAGCGAGGAAGCTTTAAATCACCTGGGGGAGATCGGCACCAAGACCACGCTGAG GTACTCTGTGCAGCTCCTGACCCCGGCTAACCTTCTCGCCAAAATCAATGGCAAAGACAGCATCGAGAAAGAACACGTGGAAGAAATCAACGAACTCTTCTACGATGCCAAATCGTCGGCCAAAATACTCGCCGAGCAACAAGAAAAGTATATGAAATAA